The DNA region CGTTTTGTCTTTGGTAACTATCGATAGCACTGACTTCGCATGGTTGCCGTTGATGCGAAGGAAGTCAAATAGGCGACCCAAATTTTCGTTTCCGATTTTTCATCGATTGTCAAAGTCATATATAAACCAAGTTCAACTACGATATGGTGTTCGTATCGTGATTGGCCGATTTCCGGTAAGAAAACAACACGCATCTATTCTACCCACGTACCATGCACGTAGGTTACGAGGAATATCTACACTACTAGGGAGGTGTTCTCCCGTGTTACGGCGGACTCATACTGCAATTACCGTGAAGGCAGAAGAACCAGAGACACAGTCTGGGAACTTGACAAAGCCGCTACGCCGTAACCATTTGGCTATTCACATTCAGTCAATACAGCGCCTGCCAATAAGTTTTGGGGACAGGTTCATCTCGTGGGGAACTTACTGTTAAGGAAACGAAGTGAGTCTTGCGACAGCCTGCGGTGTCGCAATCTACCACTCCTGTTCAGCTCAAGTATTGATTACTGCATGCAATATTCCGCTGCTAGCGTCAAACGCGATTGATAGTAAACGCCCTTATCAAGGTCGTAGAAATGAAGCTATTAGGCATGAGCATGGAGAGCGAAAAGGTTCCTAAGGGGAAGCAATACATGATTTCGACAAGGGAGAATAGCGAATACAAATGGCAAAACGAACCAGGCATCATCGGAGCCCTCGAGGTCCCTTCACAACCCGGACTCAATCTACAAGAAGAATATATACAACGCACTATTGAAGGGAAAAAAGAGGCCTTCGCTGCGGCCTTACGAGTGTGGGAACACTGGAAACTCCGAGACGAATTCATCCGAGCATGTGAAAATGTTCCCAAAGAGACTTGCTGTTGTGGGCTGGTCCCGGACGACGATAGTACGATGAAATCGATGATTCCTGCCTTGAACAAGGGTTGGATGAAGGCCGTGAATGAACGATTGTCAAAAGATGGCAAAGACTTTCATTTGGACTCGTTCGTTTGGAACTGGCACAACGCTGTTGGTAAATCCGAGACGAATGTACTGATGATTCGGTTTCATGAAGGGAATGTAGAGCCTTCCTCCTGGGGATTGAATCATGACAGATAAGTTGAAGAATACTGCTTTATTTCAAAGCTGTCTATGAGCTGTCTCTGCTGGACTGTTACAACCCAGAATCCATTCGAAAATAGCTGTTCCAGTCGGTTGTTTACCAGGAATGCCTTTTAATCTTCAGTACGTCGCAATCTCCCAACATGGGCAGAGAAAGGGAAAGCGTCGTGCGCGATGGAAATCAGTGCCCATCACATTGTAACCTTTTTTGCGGCAAACGTTAATTAACTTTGGTCAAAGATTATAATTTCTATATTTACATCTAGTTCGTTCATTCgttcgttcacagtcagttttCCATGCGAGCTGACAATGATTAACAAAAGGATGACGACTCGGCCGATGCGTTGGTGGATAGCGTGGGAACGTTGGCAGTAATGTTCGAATGCCCATGTCAGAGTCGATAGCATTGATCGTGAACGGACAGAAGAGGGTCGGAAAGTTTGTTCGCGTTTCTCGAGGGCAGGCCCGTCTGGGATTCCATTTTGTACGGGACTGAGAGTGAGGGGAACAATTGGGTTCCACGTGCTCGGGGCCACGTTCCGAGTTTTCCAAAGCGATCTGTCAAACGTCATCGCCGCTCGTTGTAGCTCTAGTAGACAACCAACGTAAAGGATACCTCAACCAAAAGGTTGCTGATAGTTTTGGGCGGGTGTACTTTTCTTCAGCCGCCGGTAGTTCGACGGGTCACTCGAAGTACGCAGTACTGCTGCGGTTGACAGTGCGACAGTAGTATGCGCGATAACGCGGTATGTATGGTATTTTTCTCTTGTCAActcattttctttccttgGCGCCACTGATTGGGATTGACACTACAAGAGCGTCTCGTGATCGGACTGCAACATCAACCAAAGGCCACCATCAACAACCGACGAACAGCACCGATACCGTCGTTTACCGGTGAGCTTCTTCCAtcgaaagaaaaacaaggGCTATCACAATCATGACGCCTCGAAGTCTACTTTCCCTTGCTTACGTTCTCGCTTGCGTCTTTCGCGTGGGTGCCTTCACTTCGTCGTCTCCACGACCTCTGCAGATTGCGGTACGACCTGGTACCATTTCCACACATACGACGCCATTGTCAACTACTGCCAGACTAGTAGACGGCAAGATCCCCACACCGCAAATGCGGACGACGACCTCTCTGGCAATGGTGGCACCAGCGGGtgttgccgtcgctgccATTACCGGAGCTATGACTGGGGGACTTTTTGCGGGAGGACTACACGCTATTGCGGGTAAGACTCATTTCCTTGGATCGCGTTACTGATAAGCATTGCATTTGTTGGTATTCATTCGTGCTCATACTATTGTCTCGCCATTTTTTTTTATTTCCTAGGTCCTGATCACTTGGCAGCACTCTTGCCGAGATGCTGTGGACAACGGTGGTACCGTGCTGGTCGT from Phaeodactylum tricornutum CCAP 1055/1 chromosome 18, whole genome shotgun sequence includes:
- a CDS encoding predicted protein, whose product is MKLLGMSMESEKVPKGKQYMISTRENSEYKWQNEPGIIGALEVPSQPGLNLQEEYIQRTIEGKKEAFAAALRVWEHWKLRDEFIRACENVPKETCCCGLVPDDDSTMKSMIPALNKGWMKAVNERLSKDGKDFHLDSFVWNWHNAVGKSETNVLMIRFHEGNVEPSSWGLNHDR